Proteins encoded within one genomic window of Pseudalkalibacillus sp. SCS-8:
- a CDS encoding TetR/AcrR family transcriptional regulator: MNPAFEKLPERKKQKILTVAIEEFAMNGYENASTNKMTERAQISKGLLFHYFTNKKGLYLYLFEHVMGWVSNEVIRRLETLEETDFFERIKKTAMLKIDVFLHHPDEYHFMMKGILEPTEEVKEEIQAILLNVNRQYSRYNDELLFAYLNEDDLRVGLTKEFVVEYVMNVMEQFSNSILKQYKGKESALLHQSESLLKRLDMYVDVLKYGVYRP, translated from the coding sequence ATGAATCCAGCTTTTGAAAAATTGCCAGAAAGGAAGAAACAAAAGATCCTGACTGTTGCAATCGAAGAATTTGCAATGAATGGATATGAGAACGCATCCACGAATAAAATGACAGAACGTGCTCAAATTTCCAAAGGGCTATTATTTCATTACTTTACGAACAAAAAAGGGTTGTACCTTTATCTGTTTGAGCATGTGATGGGATGGGTCTCCAATGAAGTGATACGACGTCTCGAAACGTTAGAAGAAACGGATTTCTTCGAGAGAATCAAAAAAACAGCAATGCTGAAAATAGATGTCTTCTTGCATCATCCAGATGAATACCACTTCATGATGAAAGGGATTCTTGAACCAACTGAGGAGGTAAAAGAAGAGATTCAGGCGATTCTTCTAAACGTAAACCGTCAATATTCCCGTTACAACGACGAATTATTGTTTGCCTACTTGAACGAGGATGATTTGCGGGTAGGATTGACGAAGGAATTCGTTGTTGAATACGTGATGAACGTGATGGAGCAATTCTCGAACTCGATCCTGAAGCAATATAAAGGAAAGGAAAGTGCCTTACTTCATCAGTCTGAATCGTTGCTAAAACGGTTGGATATGTATGTAGATGTTCTGAAATATGGTGTATACCGGCCATAA
- a CDS encoding aldo/keto reductase, with translation MITKIEDTVQLHNGLEMPRLGFGVFKVEEGSEVVSAVKTALDIGYRSIDTAAIYKNEEGVGKAINESDVPRNELFITTKVWNSDQGYESTLNAFDTSLEKLGLDYVDLYLIHWPVEGKYKDTWKAMEKIYEEGRAKAIGVCNFHVHHLQDLMKDANIKPMVNQIEFHPKLIQEEVRAFCKQENILVEAWSPLMHGKLLDHPTLKEIGDKYKKSPAQVILRWDLQHDVITIPKSVTPARIKENADLFDFSLTEEEMDQIDAINENERFGPDPDNFDF, from the coding sequence ATGATTACAAAAATTGAAGATACCGTACAATTACATAATGGTCTTGAAATGCCTCGGCTTGGTTTTGGCGTGTTTAAAGTCGAAGAGGGCTCTGAGGTTGTAAGTGCTGTTAAGACTGCTCTGGATATCGGCTATCGTAGCATCGATACGGCCGCTATCTATAAAAACGAAGAAGGTGTCGGAAAAGCGATAAATGAATCCGACGTCCCACGAAACGAATTATTCATCACAACAAAGGTGTGGAACTCTGACCAGGGTTATGAAAGCACACTGAACGCATTTGATACCAGTCTTGAGAAGCTGGGTCTCGATTACGTGGATTTGTATTTGATCCATTGGCCTGTTGAAGGGAAATATAAAGACACATGGAAGGCAATGGAGAAGATCTATGAGGAAGGCCGCGCCAAAGCGATCGGTGTGTGTAATTTCCATGTCCATCATTTACAAGATCTGATGAAGGATGCCAATATCAAACCGATGGTCAATCAAATTGAATTCCATCCAAAATTGATCCAGGAAGAGGTACGTGCGTTTTGTAAGCAAGAGAATATCCTCGTTGAAGCCTGGTCACCATTGATGCATGGTAAATTGCTCGATCATCCGACCTTAAAAGAGATCGGTGATAAATACAAAAAGTCTCCAGCGCAAGTCATTTTAAGGTGGGACTTACAGCACGACGTCATTACGATACCAAAATCGGTAACACCTGCTCGAATTAAGGAAAACGCTGATCTCTTCGATTTTTCTTTGACAGAAGAGGAAATGGATCAGATTGATGCTATAAATGAAAATGAACGATTCGGACCAGACCCAGACAATTTTGATTTTTAA
- a CDS encoding ABC transporter ATP-binding protein: MKAIEVHHLTKYYGKHRAINDLSFTVEEGQVFGFIGPNGAGKSTTIRTLLNFIFPTKGSAKLLGKDIVTETKAIKQEVGYLPSEVHYYENMKVKELLQYSARFYRTQANNRVRELTERLELDVNKRFEDLSFGNRKKVGIVQALLHEPRLLIMDEPTGGLDPLMQHTFFDILLEEKKKGVTIFFSSHILSEVQKMCDRVGIIKEGTLIADDSIENLTKNQFKKVLVLLEENQELKLSINGIIQQEQIGQTLSILFRGDVHELITALDKASFIDVVIEEPSLDEIFMHYYESDDQRREHDDL; this comes from the coding sequence ATGAAAGCGATCGAGGTGCATCATCTTACGAAGTATTATGGCAAACATCGTGCAATCAATGATTTAAGCTTTACTGTTGAAGAAGGGCAGGTTTTTGGTTTTATCGGCCCAAACGGTGCTGGAAAAAGTACGACAATCCGGACATTGTTGAATTTTATTTTCCCTACGAAAGGTTCTGCAAAGCTTCTCGGAAAGGACATTGTTACGGAAACAAAAGCGATAAAACAAGAAGTCGGTTACCTTCCATCCGAAGTCCACTATTATGAGAATATGAAAGTCAAAGAATTACTTCAGTATTCAGCTAGATTCTATCGAACGCAAGCAAATAACCGTGTCCGTGAACTGACTGAAAGGTTGGAACTTGATGTCAATAAAAGGTTTGAAGATCTTTCTTTTGGCAATCGAAAGAAGGTAGGGATCGTGCAGGCTCTGCTACATGAGCCCCGTTTGTTAATTATGGACGAACCGACAGGTGGACTTGATCCACTGATGCAGCATACATTCTTTGATATCTTACTTGAAGAAAAGAAAAAAGGGGTAACGATTTTCTTTTCCTCCCATATTTTGAGTGAAGTCCAAAAAATGTGTGATCGAGTTGGTATCATCAAAGAAGGAACATTGATTGCGGACGATTCAATTGAAAATTTGACAAAAAATCAATTCAAAAAGGTCCTGGTCCTTCTTGAAGAAAACCAGGAACTAAAGTTGTCCATCAACGGAATTATCCAACAGGAGCAGATTGGACAAACATTAAGCATTCTCTTCAGAGGAGACGTCCATGAGTTGATTACGGCTCTGGATAAAGCATCCTTCATCGATGTTGTCATCGAAGAGCCCTCTTTGGATGAAATTTTCATGCACTACTATGAATCAGATGACCAAAGGAGGGAGCACGATGATCTTTAA
- a CDS encoding DUF502 domain-containing protein translates to MKVFAKNFLNGIVTVVPIILVIYVVIKVFEFLDNILGQTFRGLLKEDYVPGLGLLASILLITLLGWLSKQYISGKVVELLDRWLDRIPLVKSLYSIIKDTIKSFAGDKKSFSKVALVHIPGTNMKAIGFVTSEEVEAIADPLQDHIAVYVPQTFQVAGMTFLVPRSDVEILEMKAEDAMKFVLSGGMSIRRNETVKKEG, encoded by the coding sequence ATGAAAGTTTTCGCTAAAAATTTCTTGAACGGGATCGTGACAGTCGTCCCAATCATTCTTGTCATCTATGTCGTCATAAAAGTGTTCGAGTTTTTAGATAACATCCTAGGTCAAACCTTCCGTGGTTTACTTAAGGAGGATTATGTCCCAGGTTTGGGTCTGCTAGCTTCAATTCTACTTATCACACTATTAGGCTGGTTGTCCAAACAGTATATCAGCGGAAAAGTTGTCGAACTTTTAGACAGGTGGTTGGATCGAATTCCTCTTGTTAAGAGTTTGTATTCCATCATCAAGGATACGATAAAATCCTTTGCAGGAGATAAAAAATCCTTCTCAAAAGTTGCGTTGGTCCATATTCCAGGTACCAACATGAAGGCAATCGGCTTTGTCACGTCCGAAGAAGTGGAAGCAATCGCTGATCCATTGCAGGATCACATTGCTGTGTATGTCCCTCAAACCTTCCAGGTTGCAGGGATGACATTTCTAGTACCGAGATCAGACGTAGAAATATTGGAAATGAAGGCCGAGGACGCAATGAAATTTGTCTTGTCAGGCGGAATGAGTATCAGAAGAAATGAAACAGTCAAAAAGGAGGGCTAA
- the mug gene encoding G/U mismatch-specific DNA glycosylase, which produces MLEPVPDLLKHNLRIVFVGFNPSLKSSETGHNYANPTNRFWKILYHSGLTDRQYKPEDGARLMHEYGYGFTNIVSRPTKEAADITKEEYQKGKIELKAKMQYFQPKVVCFVGKGVYQQFSGRRQVDWGFQAETILPDIQEFVAPSSSGLVRMKVEDVISIYHQLAKKISSY; this is translated from the coding sequence ATGCTTGAGCCTGTACCTGATTTGCTGAAGCACAATCTGAGAATCGTTTTTGTCGGTTTCAATCCTAGCCTGAAGTCTAGTGAGACAGGCCATAATTATGCGAACCCGACGAACCGGTTCTGGAAGATCCTTTATCATTCCGGGCTCACAGACAGACAGTATAAACCTGAAGATGGTGCACGATTAATGCATGAATATGGGTATGGTTTTACGAACATCGTCTCAAGGCCAACAAAGGAAGCAGCTGACATAACAAAAGAAGAGTACCAGAAAGGTAAAATAGAGTTAAAAGCTAAAATGCAGTATTTTCAACCCAAAGTGGTGTGCTTTGTAGGAAAAGGTGTATATCAGCAATTCAGCGGAAGAAGACAAGTGGATTGGGGATTCCAAGCAGAAACGATCTTACCAGATATACAGGAATTTGTGGCTCCTTCTTCTAGCGGATTGGTCCGCATGAAAGTAGAGGATGTCATAAGCATTTACCACCAGCTTGCCAAAAAAATATCGTCATATTGA
- a CDS encoding ABC transporter permease subunit, with product MIFKQEFKWNVKALMIWSIILGGLVFLMMQIYPDFAKQQGNLEALLEAYPEGIKKAFNMDRLSMGTVLGFYAIEGYMLITLIGSIYVVLLAGNILAKEEGEKTIEFLLSKPISRTSLLSQKLAVVILNIVLFNLFVSLINGTGFLLVDDGTFEWYPYVLMSVAPILLHLTFASFAFLLSAILKKGRQILSVTVGVVFITYFLQVISSVSEKLEGLKFLSPFVYVDAADIIIDERIKGVYLLIMLTIMILNITATFLIYRKKDIAV from the coding sequence ATGATCTTTAAGCAAGAATTCAAATGGAACGTAAAAGCTTTAATGATTTGGTCGATTATTTTAGGTGGCCTCGTGTTCTTAATGATGCAGATCTATCCTGATTTTGCGAAACAACAAGGGAACTTGGAGGCTTTATTGGAAGCGTATCCAGAGGGGATCAAGAAGGCGTTTAATATGGATCGGTTAAGTATGGGAACGGTGCTAGGTTTTTATGCTATTGAAGGTTATATGTTGATTACGCTGATTGGTAGTATTTACGTTGTTCTCCTCGCTGGAAATATTCTGGCGAAAGAAGAAGGGGAAAAGACGATCGAATTCCTGTTATCGAAACCGATATCCAGAACGTCACTTCTGAGTCAGAAGTTAGCGGTCGTCATCCTGAATATCGTGTTATTCAACCTTTTTGTTTCCCTGATTAATGGAACAGGATTTTTACTAGTCGATGACGGAACGTTTGAATGGTATCCATACGTATTGATGTCTGTCGCACCGATCTTGTTGCATCTGACCTTTGCTTCTTTCGCTTTCCTACTTTCCGCTATACTGAAAAAAGGCAGGCAAATTCTATCCGTTACCGTCGGGGTTGTTTTCATTACGTACTTTCTACAGGTCATTTCGAGTGTTTCTGAGAAGTTGGAGGGATTGAAATTCTTAAGTCCTTTCGTTTATGTCGATGCAGCGGACATCATCATCGATGAGCGTATAAAGGGTGTTTATTTGCTGATTATGCTTACAATCATGATTTTGAACATAACCGCTACGTTCCTCATCTATCGAAAAAAGGATATAGCAGTGTAA